From Salvia splendens isolate huo1 chromosome 3, SspV2, whole genome shotgun sequence, a single genomic window includes:
- the LOC121794748 gene encoding AP-1 complex subunit gamma-2-like isoform X1 has product MNPFSSGTRLRDMIRAIRACKTAAEERAVVRKECASIRASISENDQDYMHRNLAKLMFIHMLGYPTHFGQMECLKLIASPGFPEKRIGYLGLMLLLDERQEVLMLVTNSIKQDLNHTNQYIVGLALCALGNICSAEMARDLAPEVERLLQFRDPNIRKKAALCTIRIIKKVPDLAENFINSAAALLKEKHHGVLITGAQLCTDMCKVSTEAHEHFRKKCIDGVVKLLRDLANSPYAPEYDISGITDPLLHIRLLRLLHVLGQGDVDASDTMNDVLAQVATKTETNKNAGNAILYECVATIMNIEDNGGLRVLAVNILGRFLSSRDNNIRYVALNMLMKAISLDSQAVQRHRATILECVKDPDASIRKRALELVYLLVNESNAKPLTKELVDYLEVSDPEFKGDLTAKICSIVEKFSPEKLWYIDQMVKVLSEAGNYVKDEVWHALIVVITNAPNLHGYTVRALYKAVQKSSEQETLVRVAVWCIGEYGEMLVGNAGMLDVEDPITVTEAEAVDLVETAIKRHYSDLTTQAMCLIALLKLSSRYPSCAKRINDIVLHQKGSLVLELQQRAIEFNSIIEKHGKIRSALVERMPVLDEATYSGRRAGPVPAVVSTSLGTQPKMSNGVAKPTSAPLVDLLDLSSDDVQAPSSSGGDFLHDLLGVDLSPASTVSGTNNKAPKNGTDALLDLLSVGAPTAQSSSSMLDMLSSEQDNKRSEGLLDNFASLSTSSAHSSSAVSSSSMMDLLDGFGTSSSVPVAETSGPSYPSVVAFESGSLKVTFNFSKEPGNPQTTTIEAQFVNKSPDIYSNFVFQAAVPKFLQLHLEPASGSTLPASGNGSIMQKLKVSNSQHGKKSLVMRVRINYKANGKDVLEDGQISNFPHGL; this is encoded by the exons ATGAACCCCTTCTCCTCCGGTACTCGCCTGAG GGATATGATTCGGGCTATACGTGCTTGTAAAACTGCTGCAGAGGAACGTGCTGTTGTTAGAAAAGAATGTGCTTCTATTCGAGCTTCTATAAGTGAAAATGACCAAGATTATATGCATCGCAATTTGGCGAAGCTCATGTTCATACACATGCTTGGTTACCCAACACATTTTGGTCAAATGGAATGTTTAAAATTAATTGCTTCTCCAGGATTCCCAGAGAAAAGAATAGGCTATCTTGGTCTAATGTTGCTCCTTGATGAAAGACAAGAAGTTTTGATGCTTGTTACGAATTCCATAAAACA AGATCTAAATCATACAAACCAATATATTGTTGGACTTGCTCTTTGTGCTTTGGGTAATATCTGCTCGGCAGAAATGGCTCGTGATCTTGCACCAGAAGTCGAAAGATTGCTTCAATTCAGAGATCCTAACATCAGGAAGAAA GCAGCACTATGCACAATAAGGATAATCAAGAAAGTGCCGGACCTGGCTGAGAATTTTATAAATTCTGCTGCTGCCTTACTTAAAGAAAAGCACCATGGAGTTTTAATAACTGGTGCGCAGCTTTGCACAGATATGTGTAAAGTCAGTACAGAGGCTCATGAACATTTTAGAAAG AAATGCATAGATGGTGTGGTCAAACTTCTAAGGGATCTTGCAAACAGTCCATATGCACCCGAGTATGATATTTCTGGGATCACAGATCCTTTACTTCATATTAGATTGCTCAGGCTTTTGCATGTGTTGGGCCAAGGAGATGTTGATGCTAGCGATACTATGAATGATGTCCTTGCCCAG GTGGCTACAAAGACCGAGACAAATAAAAATGCAGGCAATGCCATACTCTATGAATGTGTTGCTACAATCATGAATATTGAAGATAATGGTGGATTACGCGTGCTTGCTGTCAATATTCTGGGAAGGTTTTTGTCCAGCCGTGACAACAATATTAG ATACGTAGCATTGAACATGCTGATGAAAGCTATTTCATTAGATAGTCAGGCAGTACAGAGGCATCGTGCAACAATTTTAGAATGTGTAAAG GATCCAGATGCTTCAATCCGTAAAAGGGCCCTGGAGCTTGTTTATCTTCTGGTAAATGAAAGCAATGCAAAGCCTTTGACCAAGGAGCTTGTTGACTATCTTGAAGTAAGTGACCCGGAGTTCAAGGGAGATCTGACGGCCAAAATATGCTCAATTGTGGAGAA GTTTTCCCCTGAAAAATTGTGGTATATTGATCAGATGGTGAAGGTTCTGTCAGAG GCTGGAAACTATGTAAAGGATGAAGTTTGGCATGCACTTATTGTCGTTATTACTAATGCTCCTAACCTACATGGATATACTGTTAGAGCTCTATACAAGGCTGTTCAAAAATCAAGTGAACAG GAAACACTTGTTCGAGTTGCCGTGTGGTGCATTGGTGAATATGGGGAAATGTTGGTGGGTAATGCTGGTATGCTTGATGTTGAGGATCCCATCACT GTAACTGAAGCTGAAGCTGTGGATCTTGTAGAAACTGCAATTAAGCGCCATTATTCAGATCTCACAACTCAAGCAATGTGTTTGATCGCACTGTTAAAGCTATCAAGTCGATATCCTTCATGTGCAAA GAGGATAAATGACATTGTCCTTCATCAGAAGGGAAGCCTTGTGCTTGAGTTGCAACAAAGAGCCATTGAATTCAACTCTATTATTGAGAAGCATGGGAAAATTAG ATCTGCATTGGTGGAAAGGATGCCGGTGCTTGATGAGGCAACTTATAGTGGGAGGAGGGCTGGTCCTGTACCAGCTGTGGTTTCAACTTCATTAGGAACTCAACCGAAAATGTCAAATGGTGTTGCTAAACCCACTTCAGCTCCTCTTGTTGATTTACTTGATCTTAGCTCTGATGACGTTCAAGCACCAAGCTCTTCTGGTGGAGATTTTCTTCATGATCTTCTTGGTGTTGATCTGTCTCCAGCTTCCACAG TTTCAGGAACTAATAATAAGGCCCCAAAGAATGGAACAGATGCATTGCTAGACCTTTTATCCGTTGGAGCTCCTACAGCACAAAGTAGTTCTTCCATGCTTGATATGTTATCATCTGAACAAGATAACAAAAGGTCTGAGGGTCTGCTAGACAATTTTGCATCCCTTTCTACATCTTCAGCACACTCCTCTTCAGCTGTTTCAAGTTCTTCAATGATGGATTTGTTGGATGGATTTGGAACCAGCTCGTCTGTTCCTG TTGCAGAAACAAGTGGCCCATCCTATCCATCAGTTGTTGCATTTGAGAGTGGCTCGTTAAAAGTAACTTTCAACTTTTCGAAAGAGCCTGGAAATCCTCAGACCACAACAATTGAGGCTCAGTTTGTGAACAAGTCTCCTGATATCTACTCTAATTTTGTATTCCAGGCTGCTGTGCCAAAG TTTCTTCAATTGCACTTGGAACCAGCCAGTGGCAGTACGCTTCCAGCAAGTGGTAATGGGTCGATCATGCAGAAGCTAAAAGTTTCAAACAGCCAGCATGGCAAG AAATCCCTGGTCATGAGAGTAAGAATAAACTACAAGGCCAACGGCAAAGATGTTTTGGAGGATGGTCAAATAAGCAATTTCCCCCATGGTCTGTAG
- the LOC121794748 gene encoding AP-1 complex subunit gamma-2-like isoform X2 encodes MNPFSSGTRLRDMIRAIRACKTAAEERAVVRKECASIRASISENDQDYMHRNLAKLMFIHMLGYPTHFGQMECLKLIASPGFPEKRIGYLGLMLLLDERQEVLMLVTNSIKQDLNHTNQYIVGLALCALGNICSAEMARDLAPEVERLLQFRDPNIRKKAALCTIRIIKKVPDLAENFINSAAALLKEKHHGVLITGAQLCTDMCKVSTEAHEHFRKKCIDGVVKLLRDLANSPYAPEYDISGITDPLLHIRLLRLLHVLGQGDVDASDTMNDVLAQVATKTETNKNAGNAILYECVATIMNIEDNGGLRVLAVNILGRFLSSRDNNIRYVALNMLMKAISLDSQAVQRHRATILECVKDPDASIRKRALELVYLLVNESNAKPLTKELVDYLEVSDPEFKGDLTAKICSIVEKFSPEKLWYIDQMVKVLSEAGNYVKDEVWHALIVVITNAPNLHGYTVRALYKAVQKSSEQETLVRVAVWCIGEYGEMLVGNAGMLDVEDPITVTEAEAVDLVETAIKRHYSDLTTQAMCLIALLKLSSRYPSCAKRINDIVLHQKGSLVLELQQRAIEFNSIIEKHGKIRSALVERMPVLDEATYSGRRAGPVPAVVSTSLGTQPKMSNGVAKPTSAPLVDLLDLSSDDVQAPSSSGGDFLHDLLGVDLSPASTVSGTNNKAPKNGTDALLDLLSVGAPTAQSSSSMLDMLSSEQDNKRSEGLLDNFASLSTSSAHSSSAVSSSSMMDLLDGFGTSSSVPETSGPSYPSVVAFESGSLKVTFNFSKEPGNPQTTTIEAQFVNKSPDIYSNFVFQAAVPKFLQLHLEPASGSTLPASGNGSIMQKLKVSNSQHGKKSLVMRVRINYKANGKDVLEDGQISNFPHGL; translated from the exons ATGAACCCCTTCTCCTCCGGTACTCGCCTGAG GGATATGATTCGGGCTATACGTGCTTGTAAAACTGCTGCAGAGGAACGTGCTGTTGTTAGAAAAGAATGTGCTTCTATTCGAGCTTCTATAAGTGAAAATGACCAAGATTATATGCATCGCAATTTGGCGAAGCTCATGTTCATACACATGCTTGGTTACCCAACACATTTTGGTCAAATGGAATGTTTAAAATTAATTGCTTCTCCAGGATTCCCAGAGAAAAGAATAGGCTATCTTGGTCTAATGTTGCTCCTTGATGAAAGACAAGAAGTTTTGATGCTTGTTACGAATTCCATAAAACA AGATCTAAATCATACAAACCAATATATTGTTGGACTTGCTCTTTGTGCTTTGGGTAATATCTGCTCGGCAGAAATGGCTCGTGATCTTGCACCAGAAGTCGAAAGATTGCTTCAATTCAGAGATCCTAACATCAGGAAGAAA GCAGCACTATGCACAATAAGGATAATCAAGAAAGTGCCGGACCTGGCTGAGAATTTTATAAATTCTGCTGCTGCCTTACTTAAAGAAAAGCACCATGGAGTTTTAATAACTGGTGCGCAGCTTTGCACAGATATGTGTAAAGTCAGTACAGAGGCTCATGAACATTTTAGAAAG AAATGCATAGATGGTGTGGTCAAACTTCTAAGGGATCTTGCAAACAGTCCATATGCACCCGAGTATGATATTTCTGGGATCACAGATCCTTTACTTCATATTAGATTGCTCAGGCTTTTGCATGTGTTGGGCCAAGGAGATGTTGATGCTAGCGATACTATGAATGATGTCCTTGCCCAG GTGGCTACAAAGACCGAGACAAATAAAAATGCAGGCAATGCCATACTCTATGAATGTGTTGCTACAATCATGAATATTGAAGATAATGGTGGATTACGCGTGCTTGCTGTCAATATTCTGGGAAGGTTTTTGTCCAGCCGTGACAACAATATTAG ATACGTAGCATTGAACATGCTGATGAAAGCTATTTCATTAGATAGTCAGGCAGTACAGAGGCATCGTGCAACAATTTTAGAATGTGTAAAG GATCCAGATGCTTCAATCCGTAAAAGGGCCCTGGAGCTTGTTTATCTTCTGGTAAATGAAAGCAATGCAAAGCCTTTGACCAAGGAGCTTGTTGACTATCTTGAAGTAAGTGACCCGGAGTTCAAGGGAGATCTGACGGCCAAAATATGCTCAATTGTGGAGAA GTTTTCCCCTGAAAAATTGTGGTATATTGATCAGATGGTGAAGGTTCTGTCAGAG GCTGGAAACTATGTAAAGGATGAAGTTTGGCATGCACTTATTGTCGTTATTACTAATGCTCCTAACCTACATGGATATACTGTTAGAGCTCTATACAAGGCTGTTCAAAAATCAAGTGAACAG GAAACACTTGTTCGAGTTGCCGTGTGGTGCATTGGTGAATATGGGGAAATGTTGGTGGGTAATGCTGGTATGCTTGATGTTGAGGATCCCATCACT GTAACTGAAGCTGAAGCTGTGGATCTTGTAGAAACTGCAATTAAGCGCCATTATTCAGATCTCACAACTCAAGCAATGTGTTTGATCGCACTGTTAAAGCTATCAAGTCGATATCCTTCATGTGCAAA GAGGATAAATGACATTGTCCTTCATCAGAAGGGAAGCCTTGTGCTTGAGTTGCAACAAAGAGCCATTGAATTCAACTCTATTATTGAGAAGCATGGGAAAATTAG ATCTGCATTGGTGGAAAGGATGCCGGTGCTTGATGAGGCAACTTATAGTGGGAGGAGGGCTGGTCCTGTACCAGCTGTGGTTTCAACTTCATTAGGAACTCAACCGAAAATGTCAAATGGTGTTGCTAAACCCACTTCAGCTCCTCTTGTTGATTTACTTGATCTTAGCTCTGATGACGTTCAAGCACCAAGCTCTTCTGGTGGAGATTTTCTTCATGATCTTCTTGGTGTTGATCTGTCTCCAGCTTCCACAG TTTCAGGAACTAATAATAAGGCCCCAAAGAATGGAACAGATGCATTGCTAGACCTTTTATCCGTTGGAGCTCCTACAGCACAAAGTAGTTCTTCCATGCTTGATATGTTATCATCTGAACAAGATAACAAAAGGTCTGAGGGTCTGCTAGACAATTTTGCATCCCTTTCTACATCTTCAGCACACTCCTCTTCAGCTGTTTCAAGTTCTTCAATGATGGATTTGTTGGATGGATTTGGAACCAGCTCGTCTGTTCCTG AAACAAGTGGCCCATCCTATCCATCAGTTGTTGCATTTGAGAGTGGCTCGTTAAAAGTAACTTTCAACTTTTCGAAAGAGCCTGGAAATCCTCAGACCACAACAATTGAGGCTCAGTTTGTGAACAAGTCTCCTGATATCTACTCTAATTTTGTATTCCAGGCTGCTGTGCCAAAG TTTCTTCAATTGCACTTGGAACCAGCCAGTGGCAGTACGCTTCCAGCAAGTGGTAATGGGTCGATCATGCAGAAGCTAAAAGTTTCAAACAGCCAGCATGGCAAG AAATCCCTGGTCATGAGAGTAAGAATAAACTACAAGGCCAACGGCAAAGATGTTTTGGAGGATGGTCAAATAAGCAATTTCCCCCATGGTCTGTAG